One stretch of Janibacter limosus DNA includes these proteins:
- a CDS encoding class I SAM-dependent methyltransferase, translating to MVSTGVASAAEVEQAWADNKLAQVLYHDWEAQTYDEKWSISFDDRCTTVVRDRFLRVLESTRRPGESLPYGRTLELGAGTGFFSLNLKLAGLVDEVHVSDLSPGMVEAAKENARRLGFEIEGRVADAEALPYEDDTFDLVVGHAVIHHIPDVEGALREVVRVLKPGGRFVIAGEPTTIGHWYARHISRATWETATRVSKLPPFRQKWARAQAELDESSRAAALEAVVDLHTFDPGELAATAARAGAADVGTATEELLSAVAGWPIRTVEYAVAEDALGFGWATFAYTTWKRLMRVDAVLGRVVPQKFFYNVGVTGTKPAR from the coding sequence ATGGTGTCCACCGGCGTCGCGAGCGCCGCGGAGGTCGAGCAGGCCTGGGCGGACAACAAGCTCGCCCAGGTGCTCTACCACGACTGGGAGGCGCAGACCTACGACGAGAAGTGGTCGATCAGCTTCGACGACCGCTGCACCACCGTCGTGCGCGACCGCTTCCTGCGGGTGCTGGAGTCCACGCGCCGGCCCGGCGAGTCCCTCCCGTACGGCAGGACCCTCGAGCTCGGCGCGGGGACCGGGTTCTTCTCGCTCAACCTCAAGCTGGCCGGCCTCGTCGACGAGGTCCACGTCAGCGACCTGTCCCCGGGCATGGTCGAGGCGGCGAAGGAGAACGCCCGCCGGCTCGGCTTCGAGATCGAGGGCCGGGTCGCTGACGCCGAGGCGCTGCCCTACGAGGACGACACCTTCGACCTCGTCGTCGGTCACGCGGTGATCCACCACATCCCCGACGTCGAGGGCGCCCTGCGAGAGGTCGTGCGGGTGCTCAAGCCCGGTGGTCGCTTCGTCATCGCCGGTGAGCCGACGACGATCGGGCACTGGTACGCCCGCCACATCTCCCGCGCCACGTGGGAGACGGCCACCCGGGTCAGCAAGCTGCCTCCCTTCCGCCAGAAGTGGGCCCGCGCGCAGGCCGAGCTCGACGAGTCGTCACGGGCCGCGGCCCTCGAGGCCGTCGTCGACCTGCACACCTTCGACCCGGGCGAGCTCGCCGCGACCGCCGCTCGGGCGGGCGCTGCCGATGTCGGCACGGCGACCGAGGAGCTGCTCTCGGCCGTCGCCGGCTGGCCGATCCGCACGGTCGAGTACGCGGTCGCGGAGGACGCGCTGGGCTTCGGCTGGGCGACCTTCGCCTACACGACGTGGAAGCGACTGATGAGGGTCGACGCCGTCCTCGGCCGCGTCGTGCCGCAGAAGTTCTTCTACAACGTGGGCGTCACGGGCACCAAGCCCGCCCGGTGA
- a CDS encoding enoyl-CoA hydratase/isomerase family protein translates to MSEIVRLEVADGIGTIILDRPKMNALDADMQRRLVAVAEEATERDDVKAVILWGGERVFAAGADVKEMAGMSYTDMTAHVRLLQKFTRALAAIPKPTVAAITGFALGGGLETALCCDFRVVADNAKLGQPEIALGIIPGAGGTQRLPRLVGPAKAKDIIFTGRFVDAQEALAIGLADRVVPAAEVLATAQALVAPFVNGPTQALRAAKEAVDKGLETDLSTGLEIEAQLFAGLFATRDQKSGMRSFVDNGPGKATFEGI, encoded by the coding sequence ATGAGCGAGATCGTCCGTCTCGAGGTCGCCGACGGCATCGGGACGATCATCCTGGACCGTCCGAAGATGAACGCGCTCGACGCCGACATGCAGCGTCGCCTGGTCGCGGTGGCCGAGGAGGCCACCGAGCGTGACGACGTCAAGGCGGTCATCCTCTGGGGTGGCGAGCGGGTCTTCGCCGCCGGCGCCGACGTCAAGGAGATGGCGGGGATGTCCTACACCGACATGACCGCCCACGTGCGCCTGCTGCAGAAGTTCACCCGCGCGCTCGCCGCGATCCCCAAGCCGACCGTCGCCGCGATCACCGGCTTCGCGCTCGGAGGCGGGCTCGAGACGGCGCTCTGCTGCGACTTCCGCGTCGTCGCCGACAATGCCAAGCTCGGCCAGCCCGAGATCGCGCTCGGCATCATCCCCGGCGCCGGCGGCACCCAGCGGCTGCCGCGCCTCGTCGGCCCGGCCAAGGCGAAGGACATCATCTTCACCGGTCGCTTCGTCGACGCGCAGGAGGCGCTGGCCATCGGTCTGGCGGACCGGGTCGTCCCGGCCGCCGAGGTGCTGGCCACCGCCCAGGCGCTGGTCGCTCCCTTCGTCAACGGCCCGACCCAGGCGCTGCGTGCGGCCAAGGAGGCCGTCGACAAGGGTCTGGAGACCGACCTCAGCACCGGGCTGGAGATCGAGGCGCAGCTCTTCGCCGGCCTCTTCGCCACCCGGGACCAGAAGTCCGGCATGCGCAGCTTCGTCGACAACGGCCCGGGCAAGGCCACCTTCGAGGGCATCTGA
- a CDS encoding T3SS (YopN, CesT) and YbjN peptide-binding chaperone 1 translates to MSDPTALPNFGPTPTNGGAQPEPETPLSDRVQDALRELGLEPSVDDEGDIAFLFSEQQMFVRCQDDESNVLRVFGQWALEDPVPTDPMERLQVSNDLNVAFNLVKAAVAGDTLLVTSEHILPRGADVRGLLGLALPLVLQGVQLWHQRATGQDPDAQGGPDEATPDAGPQA, encoded by the coding sequence ATGAGCGATCCGACCGCCCTCCCGAACTTTGGCCCGACTCCCACCAACGGTGGTGCCCAGCCCGAGCCTGAGACCCCCCTGAGCGACCGCGTGCAGGACGCCCTGCGCGAGCTCGGTCTCGAGCCCTCCGTCGACGACGAAGGGGACATCGCCTTCCTCTTCTCCGAGCAGCAGATGTTCGTCCGCTGCCAGGACGACGAGTCCAATGTCCTGCGCGTCTTCGGCCAGTGGGCCCTCGAGGACCCGGTGCCCACCGACCCGATGGAGCGCCTGCAGGTCAGCAACGACCTCAACGTCGCCTTCAACCTCGTCAAGGCGGCCGTCGCCGGCGACACCCTCCTCGTCACCAGCGAGCACATCCTCCCGCGCGGCGCGGACGTGCGCGGCCTGCTCGGCCTGGCCCTCCCGCTCGTCCTGCAGGGCGTGCAGCTGTGGCACCAGCGCGCCACCGGCCAGGACCCCGATGCGCAGGGCGGGCCCGACGAGGCCACCCCCGACGCCGGGCCGCAGGCATGA
- the glgX gene encoding glycogen debranching protein GlgX, with amino-acid sequence MSTTSAQALPHLPSPGVHPVDGGVEVAIHAAAASAVWLCIFDDEGDVLRRDAGTSKGGETRVALPAADDGWWAGFVPDVHPGTRYGLRADGPWEPTEGHRHNPAKLLLDPWARSVEGSLSYEPAVYGHVVDEAGEGDPSVRSDLDSAPFVPRCVVLDTGFEWGDDAPPAPARDERVVYEVHVREMTMRLPGVPEHLRGTYAGLCHPVTIEHLKALGVTTVELLPVHAYADEPHLVERGLTNHWGYNTLGFFAPHARYASNQDPHEVLREFKGMVKLLHAAGIEVLLDVVYNHTAEQSIGGATLSWRGLGEATWYRLDEEGNDVDVTGCGNTLDLTDPVVIEMVLDSLRYWVSECHVDGFRYDLAVALGRGEDLGYEADHPFLVAVLEDPVLSQVLHVAEPWDLGPDGWRTGQFPGAWAEWNDRFRDAARDFWLADAGALSRGEVSGDGVREIATRLVGSRDLFGERSPLSSVGFVTAHDGFTMADLVAYDEKHNEANGEDNRDGNDHNRSWNHGAEGPTDDEVIQLARRRSVRNLLGTLLLSSGIPMIASGDEIGRTTDGNNNPYCQDNEMTWLDWELDTARTDLLATAAHLTELRREVPVLRDHDESVIGWYDEAGQPMTDETWEQDDRRTLQLHLAGEPSALLVVHGGLGPVDVTLPDVGPLRLRWDSAWERPEDAEGAEGAEGADEATPPGGGEPADESSASPRPPETLTPLSLRLYTS; translated from the coding sequence ATGTCGACCACCTCAGCGCAGGCGCTCCCCCACCTCCCGTCCCCCGGTGTCCACCCCGTCGACGGTGGCGTCGAGGTCGCGATCCACGCCGCAGCGGCCAGCGCCGTGTGGCTGTGCATCTTCGACGACGAAGGCGATGTCCTGAGGCGCGACGCAGGAACCTCGAAGGGGGGCGAGACCCGCGTCGCGCTGCCTGCCGCCGACGACGGGTGGTGGGCCGGCTTCGTGCCCGACGTCCACCCGGGCACGCGCTACGGGCTGCGGGCCGACGGACCGTGGGAGCCGACCGAGGGCCACCGGCACAACCCCGCGAAGCTCCTGCTGGACCCGTGGGCCCGATCCGTCGAAGGGAGCCTCTCCTACGAGCCGGCCGTCTACGGGCACGTCGTCGACGAGGCTGGTGAAGGCGACCCGAGCGTCCGATCCGACCTGGACTCCGCCCCCTTCGTCCCGCGGTGCGTGGTGCTGGACACGGGCTTCGAGTGGGGGGACGACGCGCCGCCGGCCCCCGCTCGTGACGAGCGGGTCGTCTACGAGGTGCACGTGCGTGAGATGACGATGCGTCTGCCCGGGGTGCCCGAGCACCTGCGCGGCACCTATGCGGGCCTGTGCCACCCGGTGACGATCGAGCACCTCAAGGCACTGGGCGTGACGACGGTCGAGCTGCTGCCGGTGCACGCCTACGCCGACGAGCCGCACCTCGTCGAGCGGGGCCTGACCAACCACTGGGGCTACAACACGCTGGGCTTCTTCGCCCCGCACGCGCGGTACGCGAGCAACCAGGACCCGCACGAGGTGCTGCGCGAGTTCAAGGGCATGGTCAAGCTGCTGCACGCCGCCGGCATCGAGGTGCTCCTCGACGTCGTCTACAACCACACGGCCGAGCAGAGCATCGGCGGCGCGACCCTCTCGTGGCGGGGTCTCGGCGAGGCGACCTGGTACCGGCTCGACGAGGAGGGCAACGACGTCGACGTGACCGGCTGCGGCAACACCCTCGACCTCACCGACCCGGTCGTCATCGAGATGGTCCTCGACTCGTTGCGCTACTGGGTGAGCGAGTGCCACGTCGACGGGTTCCGCTACGACCTGGCCGTCGCCCTGGGGCGCGGCGAGGACCTCGGCTACGAGGCGGACCACCCCTTCCTCGTGGCGGTGCTGGAGGACCCGGTCCTGTCGCAGGTGCTGCACGTCGCCGAGCCGTGGGACCTGGGACCGGACGGGTGGCGGACCGGCCAGTTCCCCGGGGCCTGGGCGGAGTGGAACGACCGCTTCCGCGATGCCGCGCGCGACTTCTGGCTGGCCGACGCCGGTGCACTGTCGCGCGGGGAGGTCAGTGGTGACGGCGTGCGTGAGATCGCCACCCGGCTCGTCGGCAGCCGAGACCTCTTCGGCGAGCGCTCTCCCCTGTCATCGGTGGGCTTCGTCACCGCGCACGACGGCTTCACCATGGCCGACCTGGTGGCGTATGACGAGAAGCACAACGAGGCCAACGGCGAGGACAACCGCGACGGCAACGACCACAACCGCTCGTGGAACCACGGCGCGGAGGGCCCGACCGACGACGAGGTCATCCAGCTCGCGCGGCGACGCTCGGTGCGCAACCTGCTCGGCACGCTGCTGCTGTCGTCCGGGATCCCGATGATCGCCTCGGGCGACGAGATCGGCCGGACCACCGACGGCAACAACAACCCGTACTGCCAGGACAACGAGATGACCTGGCTGGACTGGGAGCTCGACACGGCGCGCACGGACCTGCTCGCCACGGCCGCGCACCTGACCGAGCTGCGCCGCGAGGTCCCGGTGCTGCGCGACCACGACGAGTCGGTGATCGGCTGGTACGACGAGGCCGGTCAGCCCATGACGGACGAGACCTGGGAGCAGGACGACCGCCGCACGCTGCAGCTGCACCTGGCCGGTGAGCCCTCTGCCCTGCTGGTCGTGCACGGCGGCCTGGGTCCCGTCGACGTGACCCTCCCCGACGTGGGGCCGCTGCGGCTGCGCTGGGACAGCGCCTGGGAGCGGCCGGAGGACGCGGAGGGCGCGGAGGGCGCGGAGGGCGCGGACGAAGCAACCCCGCCCGGTGGAGGTGAACCCGCCGACGAATCCTCGGCGAGTCCCCGTCCACCCGAGACCCTCACCCCTCTCAGCCTGCGCCTCTACACCAGCTGA
- the glgP gene encoding alpha-glucan family phosphorylase, protein MKAIRRFSVRTALPEPISALGDLAMNLRWSWHSPTRRLFAGLDPRRWEEAGHDPVRLLATFSGSELEELAQDEDLVARVGSAKAGLDEYLTSPHWYQEQGEAAPASIAYFSPEYGITEVLPQYSGGLGILAGDHLKAASDLGVPIVGVGLFYKTGYFKQSLDADGWQRETYPVLDPQGLPLTLLREDDETPSVITVGMPGGGQLRAHVWRAQVGRVPLLLLDSDVPGNDDAMRAVTERLYGGAGEQRLQQEMLLGIGGVRALRLWSRLTGATAPEVFHTNEGHAGFLGIERISEFTQSAGMSFDEAMEAARAGTVFTTHTPVPAGIDRFDVTMLERYFGGSQELPGVPLDKLRALGAETYEGGSEGVFNMAVMGLRLAERANGVSRLHGVVSRGMFDGLWPGFDDSEVPITSITNGVHAPTWVDDSVYDIAAQHLGGRDVEASGRWNEIPDVPGEAIWSAKAQMRSRLVDDVRARLRSSWAKRGASDAELGWTDSVLDPAVLTIGFARRVPTYKRLTLMLRDPERLKALLLHPERPVQLVIAGKSHPADETGKQLIQQMVRFADQNDVRHRIVFLPNYDIAMARTLYPGCDVWLNNPLRPFEACGTSGMKAALNGGLNLSILDGWWDEWYDGDNGWAIPTADGVEDESRRDDIEAAALYDLIETQVAPRFYDVDESGLPQRWLSMLRHTLTTLGPKVLATRMVRDYTERLYAPAAVHNARVNGDDHAGAKALADYKARARAGWSSVHVDHVEGSGVSDSPLVGESLSLDAYVTLDGLAPHEVDVQVVAGRVALGTDDLVDWDATSLSFVEGYEDGKAKFAGQVPIERTGQFGWTVRVLPKHELMAFPASLGLVANA, encoded by the coding sequence GTGAAGGCCATTCGACGTTTCAGCGTCCGCACTGCCCTGCCCGAACCGATCTCCGCCCTGGGGGACCTGGCGATGAACCTGCGCTGGAGCTGGCACTCGCCCACGCGCCGGCTCTTCGCCGGCCTCGACCCGAGGCGCTGGGAGGAGGCCGGCCACGACCCGGTGCGTCTCCTCGCGACCTTCTCCGGCAGCGAGCTCGAGGAGCTCGCGCAGGACGAGGACCTCGTCGCCCGCGTGGGATCGGCCAAGGCCGGCCTCGACGAGTATCTGACCTCCCCGCACTGGTACCAGGAGCAGGGTGAGGCGGCCCCGGCGTCGATCGCCTACTTCAGCCCCGAGTACGGGATCACCGAGGTGCTGCCGCAGTACTCCGGTGGCCTCGGCATCCTCGCCGGCGACCACCTCAAGGCGGCCTCCGACCTCGGTGTGCCGATCGTCGGGGTCGGGCTCTTCTACAAGACCGGCTACTTCAAGCAGAGCCTCGACGCGGACGGCTGGCAGCGCGAGACCTACCCGGTCCTCGACCCGCAGGGGTTGCCGCTGACCCTCCTGCGCGAGGACGACGAGACCCCGAGCGTCATCACGGTCGGCATGCCCGGCGGTGGCCAGCTGCGGGCGCACGTGTGGCGCGCGCAGGTCGGCCGGGTGCCGCTGCTGCTCCTCGACTCCGACGTCCCCGGCAACGACGACGCGATGCGGGCGGTCACCGAGCGGCTCTACGGCGGCGCCGGCGAGCAGCGGCTCCAGCAGGAGATGCTGCTCGGCATCGGAGGTGTCCGCGCGCTGCGCCTGTGGTCCCGCCTGACCGGCGCGACCGCCCCGGAGGTCTTCCACACCAACGAGGGTCACGCCGGGTTCCTCGGCATCGAGCGGATCAGCGAGTTCACCCAGTCCGCAGGGATGAGCTTCGACGAGGCGATGGAGGCCGCCCGAGCCGGCACCGTCTTCACCACGCACACACCCGTGCCCGCCGGCATCGACCGCTTCGACGTGACGATGCTCGAGCGCTACTTCGGTGGGTCGCAGGAGCTGCCCGGGGTCCCTCTCGACAAGCTGCGAGCACTCGGCGCAGAGACCTACGAGGGCGGCTCCGAGGGCGTCTTCAACATGGCGGTCATGGGGCTGCGCCTGGCCGAGCGGGCCAACGGTGTCTCCCGGCTCCACGGTGTCGTCTCCCGCGGGATGTTCGACGGGCTGTGGCCCGGTTTCGACGACTCCGAGGTGCCGATCACCTCGATCACCAACGGCGTGCACGCCCCGACCTGGGTCGACGACTCCGTCTACGACATCGCCGCCCAGCACCTCGGCGGCCGTGACGTCGAGGCCTCCGGCCGCTGGAACGAGATCCCGGACGTGCCGGGGGAGGCGATCTGGTCGGCCAAGGCGCAGATGCGCTCGCGACTCGTCGACGACGTGCGCGCCCGCCTGCGCTCCAGCTGGGCCAAGCGGGGGGCAAGCGATGCCGAGCTCGGGTGGACCGACTCGGTCCTCGACCCGGCGGTGCTGACGATCGGTTTCGCCCGCCGCGTACCGACCTACAAGCGACTGACCCTGATGCTGCGCGACCCCGAGCGGCTCAAGGCACTGCTGCTCCACCCCGAGCGGCCGGTGCAGCTGGTCATCGCCGGCAAGTCGCACCCGGCCGACGAGACCGGCAAGCAGCTCATCCAGCAGATGGTCCGCTTCGCCGACCAGAACGACGTGCGCCACCGCATCGTCTTCCTGCCCAACTACGACATCGCGATGGCCCGCACCCTCTACCCGGGCTGCGACGTGTGGCTCAACAACCCCCTACGTCCCTTCGAGGCGTGCGGCACCTCCGGTATGAAGGCCGCGCTCAACGGCGGCCTCAACCTGTCGATCCTCGACGGCTGGTGGGACGAGTGGTACGACGGTGACAACGGCTGGGCGATCCCCACCGCCGACGGTGTCGAGGACGAGTCCCGTCGCGACGACATCGAGGCCGCGGCGCTCTACGACCTCATCGAGACCCAGGTGGCACCGCGCTTCTACGACGTCGACGAGAGCGGCCTGCCGCAGCGCTGGCTGTCGATGCTGCGGCACACGCTGACCACCCTCGGCCCCAAAGTCCTGGCCACCCGCATGGTGCGTGACTACACGGAGCGCCTCTATGCCCCCGCGGCCGTCCACAACGCGCGCGTCAACGGCGACGACCACGCGGGCGCCAAGGCGCTCGCGGACTACAAGGCCCGCGCCCGCGCCGGCTGGTCGTCCGTGCACGTCGACCACGTCGAGGGCTCGGGCGTCTCGGACAGCCCGCTCGTCGGGGAGTCGCTCAGCCTCGACGCCTACGTCACCCTCGACGGGCTGGCCCCGCACGAGGTCGACGTCCAGGTCGTCGCCGGCCGGGTCGCCCTCGGCACCGATGACCTCGTCGACTGGGACGCGACCTCGCTGTCCTTCGTCGAGGGCTACGAGGACGGCAAGGCGAAGTTCGCCGGGCAGGTCCCGATCGAGCGCACCGGCCAGTTCGGCTGGACCGTGCGCGTGCTGCCCAAGCACGAGCTGATGGCCTTCCCCGCGTCACTCGGGCTGGTGGCCAACGCCTGA
- a CDS encoding alpha-1,4-glucan--maltose-1-phosphate maltosyltransferase, with product MVSTDFTVAPSPLSAVPVSEPPQQPLGRIPVLDVRPCVDHGARPATSVVGEPFTVSAEVFREGHDAVNATIVLTDPDGVEHHVPMTCTNPGLSIWEGEVAADREGMWSYRVEGWSDPWATWVHDASIKIPADIDAALMRAEGAIVLERAAADPDRDEGGRCSLRSAADVLRDEQGHQATSALHLVTTGTAAVELGATPHRELVSPSADLPLLVERELALFGSWYEIFPRSEGAHVDPATGRWVTGTLRTAAQRLPAIAGMGFDVVYLTPIHPIGTTARKGPNNTLEAGPEDPGSPYAIGSPDGGHEAINPDLGTFEDFDAFVADATRLGLEVALDLALQCSPDHPWVTEHPEWFTTRADGSIAYAENPPKKYQDIYPINFDNDPAGIYAEVRRVVQVWIDHGVKIFRVDNPHTKPVEFWQWLIGDVARSHPDVIWLAEAFTLPAMMHALAKAGFQQSYTYYAWRNTVPELVEYGTELSGEAAAYMRPSFWPTTHDILTPYMQFGGPAAWKVRAAIAATMVPTWGIYAGYELMEHVARPGAEEQIDNEKYELKDRRWDDVTEAGGSLIGWLTMLNRVRREHPSLQLLRNLTFHHVDDENLLAYSKSRTLADGTTDTVIVVANVDPHSTRESTLRLDMEALGLDWGAQLHVEDLVTGAQWVWGEATYVRVGVETEPVHIVSVRHA from the coding sequence ATGGTGAGCACCGACTTCACCGTTGCCCCATCCCCCCTGAGCGCGGTTCCCGTCTCGGAACCACCGCAGCAGCCCCTCGGCCGCATCCCGGTCCTGGACGTGCGCCCGTGCGTCGACCACGGTGCGCGACCCGCCACGTCGGTCGTCGGTGAGCCCTTCACCGTCAGCGCCGAGGTCTTCCGCGAGGGACACGACGCGGTCAACGCGACGATCGTGCTCACCGACCCCGACGGCGTCGAGCACCACGTGCCGATGACCTGCACCAACCCCGGGCTGAGCATCTGGGAGGGCGAGGTCGCCGCCGACCGGGAGGGCATGTGGAGCTACCGGGTGGAGGGTTGGTCCGACCCGTGGGCCACCTGGGTGCACGACGCCTCGATCAAGATCCCCGCCGACATCGACGCCGCCCTCATGCGTGCCGAGGGGGCGATCGTGCTGGAGCGGGCGGCTGCCGACCCGGACCGGGACGAAGGGGGGCGCTGCTCCCTTCGCTCCGCTGCCGACGTGCTGCGCGACGAGCAGGGCCATCAGGCGACCTCCGCGCTGCATCTCGTGACGACCGGCACCGCCGCCGTCGAGCTGGGGGCCACCCCGCACCGCGAGCTGGTCAGCCCGAGCGCCGACCTGCCGCTGCTCGTCGAGCGGGAGCTGGCCCTCTTCGGCTCCTGGTACGAGATCTTCCCGCGCAGCGAGGGCGCCCACGTCGACCCGGCGACCGGTCGGTGGGTCACCGGCACGCTGCGCACGGCCGCGCAGCGGCTGCCGGCCATCGCCGGCATGGGCTTCGACGTCGTCTACCTGACACCGATCCACCCGATCGGCACGACCGCGCGCAAGGGCCCCAACAACACCCTCGAGGCCGGGCCGGAGGACCCCGGGTCCCCCTACGCGATCGGCTCGCCCGACGGCGGGCACGAGGCGATCAACCCCGATCTGGGCACCTTCGAGGACTTCGACGCCTTCGTCGCGGACGCGACCCGTCTGGGCCTCGAGGTCGCGCTCGACCTGGCGCTGCAGTGCTCGCCCGACCACCCCTGGGTCACCGAGCACCCCGAGTGGTTCACCACGCGTGCCGACGGCAGCATCGCCTACGCGGAGAACCCGCCGAAGAAGTACCAGGACATCTACCCGATCAACTTCGACAACGACCCGGCCGGCATCTATGCCGAGGTCCGCCGCGTCGTGCAGGTGTGGATCGACCACGGGGTCAAGATCTTCCGCGTCGACAACCCGCACACCAAGCCGGTCGAGTTCTGGCAGTGGTTGATCGGTGATGTCGCGAGGTCGCACCCCGACGTCATCTGGCTGGCAGAGGCCTTCACCCTGCCGGCGATGATGCACGCGCTGGCCAAGGCCGGCTTCCAGCAGAGCTACACCTACTACGCCTGGCGCAACACCGTTCCCGAGCTAGTCGAGTACGGCACCGAGCTCAGCGGCGAGGCGGCGGCCTACATGCGGCCGAGCTTCTGGCCGACGACCCACGACATCCTCACGCCCTACATGCAGTTCGGCGGCCCCGCGGCGTGGAAGGTACGGGCCGCGATCGCCGCGACGATGGTCCCGACGTGGGGTATCTACGCCGGCTACGAGCTCATGGAGCACGTCGCCCGTCCCGGCGCGGAGGAGCAGATCGACAACGAGAAATACGAGCTCAAGGACCGCCGGTGGGATGACGTCACCGAGGCCGGAGGGTCGCTCATCGGCTGGCTGACGATGCTCAACCGGGTGCGTCGCGAGCACCCCAGCCTGCAGCTGCTGCGCAACCTCACCTTCCACCACGTCGACGACGAGAACCTGCTGGCCTACTCCAAGTCGCGCACCCTCGCCGACGGCACGACCGACACGGTCATCGTCGTCGCCAATGTCGACCCGCACTCGACCCGTGAGTCGACGCTGCGGCTGGACATGGAGGCCCTCGGCCTCGACTGGGGCGCCCAGCTGCACGTCGAGGACCTCGTCACCGGAGCCCAGTGGGTCTGGGGCGAGGCCACCTATGTGCGCGTCGGCGTCGAGACCGAGCCGGTGCACATCGTCTCCGTGCGGCACGCCTGA
- a CDS encoding maltokinase N-terminal cap-like domain-containing protein — MATIHRAELHPSKLELLTEWMGGQRWFVGTSRPRLRRLDSWRLDDPSGEVGIETVIVLDEAGSTPVVYQVPLTYRDAPLEGAEAALVGEMEHSVLGHRWVYDAPHDPVYVTQLLELLCGRVAAQAGSTSDTPDPHIVGAPHPAWPSDPVMASSRVLGGEQSNTSIIVTPAPGTGAPIIVKVFRTLSPGENPDITLQGALAASGSPSVPASVGHVAGAWQRPDGQARDFGQLAFAQEYLEGATDAWRETLQTAASGTDLRERARELGRVVADVHATLARALPSRAPDAGDVERRVAAMRRRAARATSEVPGLTAHDARVAAVLDAATTADWPALQRIHGDLHLGQVLDVPGRGWMLIDFEGEPLRPLAERNELDSPLRDVAGILRSLDYAAGTLERSDSGLDARAWCTAMQTAFLDGYAEVGPDPRGYGDLLTAFVLDKALYEVVYEAHHRPGWLSLPTTAIDRLLQEDRS; from the coding sequence ATGGCCACGATCCATCGGGCCGAGCTGCATCCCTCCAAGCTCGAGCTGCTCACCGAGTGGATGGGCGGGCAGCGCTGGTTCGTCGGCACGAGTCGGCCCCGGCTGCGCCGGCTCGACTCCTGGCGCCTGGACGACCCGAGCGGCGAGGTCGGCATCGAGACGGTCATCGTGCTCGACGAGGCCGGCAGCACCCCGGTCGTCTACCAGGTCCCACTCACCTACCGGGACGCTCCGCTGGAGGGTGCCGAGGCCGCGCTCGTCGGCGAGATGGAGCACTCCGTCCTCGGGCACCGATGGGTCTACGACGCCCCGCACGACCCCGTCTACGTCACCCAGCTCCTCGAGCTGCTCTGCGGACGCGTTGCCGCGCAAGCAGGCTCGACCTCTGACACCCCCGACCCCCACATCGTCGGCGCTCCGCACCCGGCCTGGCCGAGCGACCCGGTGATGGCCTCGAGCCGGGTCCTGGGCGGCGAGCAGTCCAACACCTCGATCATCGTCACCCCCGCCCCCGGCACGGGGGCCCCGATCATCGTCAAGGTCTTCCGCACCCTCTCCCCCGGGGAGAACCCCGACATCACCCTGCAGGGCGCACTGGCCGCCTCCGGCTCCCCCTCCGTCCCGGCGAGCGTGGGCCACGTCGCCGGCGCCTGGCAGCGACCCGACGGTCAGGCCAGGGACTTCGGTCAGCTGGCCTTCGCCCAGGAGTACCTCGAGGGCGCCACCGACGCCTGGCGCGAGACGCTGCAGACGGCTGCCTCCGGCACCGACCTCCGCGAGCGCGCTCGGGAGCTCGGGCGCGTGGTCGCCGACGTCCACGCGACGCTCGCCCGGGCCCTGCCCAGCCGCGCTCCCGACGCCGGCGATGTCGAGCGACGCGTCGCCGCGATGCGACGGCGGGCGGCCCGCGCGACGAGCGAGGTCCCCGGCCTGACCGCCCACGACGCCCGCGTCGCGGCCGTCCTCGACGCCGCCACCACAGCCGACTGGCCTGCGCTGCAACGCATCCATGGCGACCTGCACCTGGGACAGGTGCTCGACGTACCCGGCCGCGGCTGGATGCTCATCGACTTCGAGGGTGAGCCGCTGCGCCCGCTGGCGGAGCGCAACGAGCTGGATTCCCCCCTTCGCGATGTCGCAGGGATCCTGCGCTCGCTGGACTACGCCGCGGGCACGCTCGAGCGCTCGGACTCCGGCCTCGACGCCCGGGCGTGGTGCACCGCGATGCAGACCGCCTTCCTCGACGGCTACGCCGAGGTCGGCCCGGACCCGCGCGGGTACGGTGACCTGCTCACCGCATTCGTCCTCGACAAGGCGCTCTACGAGGTCGTCTACGAGGCGCACCACCGACCCGGGTGGCTCTCGCTGCCCACGACCGCGATCGACCGACTCCTCCAGGAGGACCGCTCGTGA